The genomic interval GTCCACGACGGTTCGCAGCTTGGCACCGTCGTAGTGATCGCTGATGTCGATCATGCGGCGCAGCATCCGAACGATGAAGTTCTCGCGCTGCACCTCTTCGTCATGGTCGCCACCGGGGAACGCCTGCCGGTAGGCGGTGAAGACGAGGAAGGCGCCGAAGATGTAGAACACCCAGCTGAACTGCTCGATGATCGCTGCGCCGAGCAGGATGAAGGCACCGCGCAGGATCAGGGCGATGATGATGCCCACCATCAGCACCTCCTGCTGGTACCGGCGGGGCACGGCGAACTGGCTCATGATCAGCACGAAGACGAAGAGGTTGTCGATCGACAGGCTGTACTCCGTGAGCCAGCCGGCGACGAACTGGCCCGCGTACTCAGGACCGGCGAAGATCCACATCAGGCCCGCGAAGATCAGGGCGAGCACCACGTAGAACACGACCCACAGGGTCGACTCCTTGGTCGACGGGATGTGCGGACGCTTGAGGATGAGCAGCAGATCGGCGACGAGGATGAGAGTCAGCACGACGAGCGAGCCGATCTCGAACCAGAGCGGAAGTTCGAGGTCCATGCGGGCCTTTCGGAGAAGGAGTGAGTACGACGAATCGTCGAAAGTCTCTCCCCCGCGGCATCCGGATCGGCCTGCTGCGGCACGCGCCCGGGGAAGCGTCGATGGCTCCCGTGATGACGGACACGCGATGACGGGATACTCCCCCTCGCTGATCCCACGATACAGGGCGGATACCGCGCCCCGCGCCCATCGGAGTTGCTCACTCCTCCAGCACGGCGAAGACGACGAGGTTGTCGGTGTAATGCCCGACCGCCGAGTCGAACGCTCCGGCGCACGTGATGAGGCGAAGCTCCGGCGCAGGCACAGGGCTGTAGACGTCGTCGGTGGGAAACGCCGACTTGGCCGACTGGGCGGATCCGGTGACGCGGAAGGTCAGCTCGACTCCGTCGGTCCGGGTGATGACGACCTCGTCCCCCGGTGCGAGTTCGCCCAGCCGCGCGAACACCGCGGGTGCGGTCGGCGAGTCGACGTGTCCTGCGATGATCGCGGGCCCGACCGCGCCGGGGACGACACCGCCGGCGTACCAGCCGGCGAGGTCGAAGTCGCGGGGGGCGTCCAGCTTCCCCTCGCCGTCGATCCCCAGACTCTCGAGGGTCGATGTCACGCCGATGCGCGGAATGCGGATGCCGGCAGGGTCCACTTCGGAGAGGACGGCCGCGGGCTTGCGCGGATTCTGCAACCCCCCGGCCGCGAGCGGACTCCCGGTCGGTGATGCGGTTGGAGTCGCACTCTCCTCAACGCCCCCTGCCCGGGCGGGCGGGCTCGCGCACGCTGTCAGCAGCGAACCGAGCAGGAAGGTCGCGAGCAGGAGCGCGGTCAGTGCACGTCTGCCGGGTGACTGCCGTCTCGTGGCGATCATCGCCGTCCCACTCCTTCGCGGTTCGGTGGCTCGGCTACAGCGCGAGATGCCAGCGATCGATCTGCGTCACGTGCGGCGTCGCGCCATGATCACGGGCGAGCCATCCGCCGCCGGTCTGAACGCCTCCGACGGGGACGACCGCCGCGGCCGCGCTGTCGAGGATGGGGAGGATCGTGAGTCCGCCGTCCGCCGTGTCGAGGACGAAGAGCGTGGTGACGCTTCCGGCCGCGACATCCACCTTCGCCTGATCCTCGACACCATCGCCGGTCAGATTCAGGGTCCACTCGCCTGCGGGAACCTCCGCATAGGGGGTTGCCGATCCGGCGCGAGCGTCCTCTGCGATGGGGACTCCGGTCGTCGTTGTGACATCGACCGTGGGCGTGATCGTGGATGCCTGGATGAGGCGGATCTTCGCGTTGCCGGCGCTGGGTGCTGCGAGGTCATCCGCGAACGACTGGAGTTGCAGATCCGCGCTGGGTCCATAGGCCGCGACGGTCGTCGCGGTGTCCGCGTCGACGCTCACCGTGCCCGAGATCGCAAGCTTCGTCCAGTCCCCAGATCCCGCGGCGATCATGCTGATCGCGTACTCGCCATCGGGCAGCGGAGTGTATGACGAAACGTCGCCGTAGCCGACGTCACTCAGTGAGAAGACGACGGTGCCTCCTCGCAGCGCTGACACGCGCACATCGACGGCCTTGGTATCGGGTGAGAAGTGTCCCAGGCGGAGCCAGCCGCCTTCGGCCTGCGCGGCAGTCACCACGGCAGCCGGTGTCGAGGTGGCGGCGGCGGCGACCGACGGAGCAGCAGCGACGGCGAGGCCGACGATCGCGGCCATTGCGACCATCGGACCGGCCCGGTGGAGTCGGGGAATTTTCATGAGGGTTCCTTTCGTGGGGGTGCGATCAGTCGAAGGACGCGTCGATCCAGAGGCCGTAGGTCAAGACGAGGCTCGAGTCGATCGCTTCGGCGTCGTCCGGCCCGAACTGTCCGCGGAGCCCGTCGAGGAGTGTGACCGCAGCCGCGGTCATCTTCGTTTCGCTCGCAAGAGCCGTACCGCCCACGTCTGTGATCGCAACCTGCCGGATCGGTCCGCCCTGCTCTCCCTCGATGGCGGGGAGTGCGGCAACGGTGACGTCGCCGCCCGCAGCCAGAGCGGCCAGCACGGTGACGATTCTCGTGTCGACCCGCCCAGCGCTGAGGAGGGCGCGATCGGTGTCCGAGATCCGCAGAGCGGGGTTCTCGGCGATTTCGGCACCGGCCCGAAGCCGGTCCGCCGCAACGAGGCGCTCGGCTGCGGAGGCGAGGGTCGCACCTTGGGCGACGACTCGGTGCACCTCGACGGTCCCGGCGCTCGTGCCGAACGAGGCCACGACGATGGAGTTCTGCACCGCCTGACGCGCGGATGACGAGACGGTCGAGGGCGGGACCGATCCGGCGACCGTGACGACGTAGTCGAGGCCGCGCCATCCGCTCGGCAGTGCGGCCTCGATCGCGGCGGCGGCGACCGATTCGTCGTAGCCGACCACGTCGACGCCGAGGGCACGGCCGTCCGCGATCCCCGCCGTCATGGCGTCGGGAACAAGCACTCGCTGTCCGCTGTCGACGTTGTCGATGATCCACGCCTGGGCGGCGCGCTCCGCCGCGCTGACGGATGACGACGCACGCCCGACGGGCTCGGAATGGCTCACATTCACGAGGATCACGCCGACGACGCCCGCGAGCACGACAAGAGCCGCAAGCACGGGTACGAACTGGAACAGTGTGGTTCGGTTCCGGGAGGCCCAGGCGCGCTGCTCGATCGGTTCGGGCGGCGTGGCGGCGCCACGCGGTGCGATGGAGGCCGAATAGCCGGCACCCAGGATGGATTCGGAGTGGCGGGCCGACACCGGCTGGGGAAGCGGCTTGACACTCGCGGGCGCAACCGGCTCCGGAATCGGCGTCGGTGTGGAGTTTGCAGGCGGCTTGGGGCCGGGCTTCGTCTTCGGAGCCTCTGCAGGAGGTGTTGTCGCGCGGACCGGCCTGGCCCGGTCCGTGGGGCGGCGGGCTGCGCCGCTGTTCTTCTTGCCGTGAACCGCCTTCTTCGCGGTGCCCGAAAGCTGCTTCGTGGCGGTCGGGGGCCTCTTCGCCCCCACCGCCTTCTTGGCTGCGGTGTGAGGTTTCGTCGCCCCGACCGCCTTCTTCGATGCGGGCGCGGACTTCTTCGCCCCTGCCGTCTTCTGCGGTGCGCGGGAATGCTGGCTCACCGCGGGTGACGGCGCACGGCTCGCCTTCTTGGCGCTGGGTGCGCGGTCGGTGGCTGATCTCGTCGAGACATCACGCGGCGCGCGCGCCGCGTTCGGCTCTGCGTCGAAAGGCTCTGAGCTCACATGGGTCATTCGGAGCGGACGAAAGATCGGATTGGATCCCCCGGACACTCGTCGTCGATGTGTCTGCGCCGGGAGCGAGACGTTTCGCTGCCTTCCGACACTTACCCGGTGAGAGACAATGGTGCTCCGCAGCGACGCACATCCGGACAACCCGGTCGGGCGCGCTGCGGCTGATGGGATGACGCATGGTGGAGCGCGCGGCGACAGACGACGCCTCGCTCGTGGCTCAGGCCGCGAGCGGGAGTGAAGTCGCCTTCCGCACGCTCTACCGCGCGTACGTGCGACCGGTGTACTGGCTTGCGTACGGGCTCGTCGGAAACGCCTCCGATGCCGAGGACGTGACGCAGGAGACCTTCGTGGTGGCATGGCGAAAACTCCCCGGACTCGAACTGGCGAGCGACTCGCTGCTGCCCTGGCTGGTCACGGTGTGCCGCTTTCAGGCGGCGAACCGCATCCGCCGGCAGCAGCGCGACCGCGAGCACACCGCCGGAGCCGTCGCCGACACCCTGCCCGCCACGGTGAACGTCGAGCAGCAGGTGATCGACGATGAACTCGCCGAGCGGATCGTTCAGGAAGTGGCAGGCATGAGCCCGCTCGACCGCGACATCTTCCGGCTGTGCGCCACCGAGGGCTACGCCTACCAGGCCGCCGCAGAAGAGCTCGGCGTCGCGCATGGCGTCGTTCGCAACCGTCTCTCCCGCATCCGCACCAGACTGCGGACCGTTGTCAAGGAGAGCACATGAACACGCAGGAGCACGCCGACGCGACGACATCCGCACCGCTGCCCGAACTGACCGACGAGCGGATCGACGCCATCGAGAGCGCCGTCTTCGCCGACATCTCGCGCGACCGCACCGCCCAGCGCGCACGCCGCGGCCGGTGGTGGATCGGCGGCGCGGCGGCTGCCGCCGTCATCGTGGTCGCCGCCGTCATCGCTCCGAGTGTCGGGAACCTCGTCGGCGGAGGCGGCGCCGGGGGCGGGAGCGAGGAGTCCGCAGTAGCGCCCGACGCGCCCGCGGTCGCCCCGGACGCCGGAGGCGGTTCCGACTCCTCCGAATCGTCGGACCTCACCTCGGGCGGCAAGGGCGCGGCCGGCGCCGCCGACCAGAGCGCCAGCGACCGCGACATCATCACGACCGCATCCGCGACGGTGATCGTAGCCGACATCCCGGAAGCAGTCGCCACCATCGGCGATGCCGCCGAGGCGCGAGACGGGTACGTCGAATCGATGAGCATCGGGCAGGCCGGCGAGGTGATGCCGATCGATCCCGACACCGGCATCGCGTACGACTCGACGATGCCCTACCCGTACACGCCCGACGGCGGCTGGATCACGGTGCGAGTGCCCGCAGACGAGCTCACCGGAATGGTGCGCGAGCTCTCGGCGCTCGGTGAGGTGACGGCATCATCCGTCAACCGGCAGGATGTCACCGAGCAGACCGTCGACCTGCGCGCTCGCGTGGAGGCCTCGCAGACATCCGTCGATCGCCTCACCGAACTCATGACGCAGGCGACGAGCGTCACGGATCTCCTCGCCGCCGAGGCTGCGCTCGCGGAGCGCCAGGCGACGCTGGAGTCCTACCAGGCGCAGCTCGAATCGCTCGAGGGCATGGTCGAGATGTCGAGTCTCACCGTGACGCTCCAGCCCGTGACCGAGACGGTCGAGGCCGACCCGGCCGGATTCTCCGATGGCCTGGTCGCGGGATGGAACGGGCTGGTCGCGACCCTCAACGGCATCGTGGTGGCACTGGGATTCCTGATCCCCTGGCTGCTCGTGATCGGCATCGCGGGCCTGATCGTGTGGGGCATCATCCGACTGGTGCGCCGGCGCAAGACACCGCGGACCCCCGCTGCGTCGCCAGTTGCTGCCGAGGGCGCCGACGAGGCGGACCCGACGGACTGACTATTCCGGCACGGCGTGCTCGCGGACCCACTGCAGTCCGTCGTCACGGGCACGTCGTGTCGACTCGCCGAGCCATTCCGTGCCTTCGTAGAGCCCTTCGTCGCCCAGTCGCTCGAGCAGTCCGCCGGCCTGCAGATGACTCATGACACGATCGCTCGAGACGACCAGACGCAGAGTGGATCCGTGCTTCTGGAGCTCGGTGAGATAGCGATCGAGCACCGCCACGAACGTCAGTCCCACTTCATCGATGCCGCGCAGGCGAAGGATCACGACCGAGCCGCGGGATGCGGCATCCACTTTCGGAAGCTGCGCTTCGAGCGCCGCGGCACTCGCGAAGAAGACGCTGCCGTAGGGCTGAAGCACCACGACCGATGCGGGCGGGATGCGTTCGATCGGCTCCCGCTCGCGGACCCGGCCCTCCGACGCGAACTCGAGCTGCCGGAGCCGCAGCCGATTGGACTGCTGGCCGACGAACATGATGATCGCGAGCCCGACGCCGATCAGCACCGCGAACTGCGCCGGCACGATGAGGGTCAGCACGAAGGTCACCGCCATCACGGCTGTCTGGATCGGCCCGCTTCCCATGACCGAGCGGATGCGCGCAGGCTTGATGGTCTGCACGCCGACGACGATGAGCAGGGCTGCGAGGGCGGGCATCGCGACGAGGCCGACGAGTCCGGACGCGGCCAGCACGAGCACCGCCATGACGCCGGCGGCGATGAACAGAGCCAGCCGTGTCCGCGCGCCGGACGTGGCGACGATCACGGATGTCGACATCGACCCGCCGACCGGCATTCCCTGGAAGAGCGCCGAGGCGATGTTCCCGGACCCCTGGCCGATGAAGTTGCGCGAGTCGTCCGCAGGCTTGCCGTCGATGTTCGGGACGGCTGCGGCGACGGCAGCACCCTGGACGAGCCCGATCAGAGCGAGCGAGAGAGCGGGGACGATCAGCGCGACGATGCTGTCGAAAGACGGGATGCCGGGCGTCGGCAATCCCGTCGGGATCTCCGCGACATCGGCGACGACCGCGACCGGATCGTCGAAGACGAAGCTGAACAGGGCGGCGAGCCCGGACCCGACGACGACTGCCACGACGATTCCGAAGGAGCCCAGACGTGTGCGCTTGAGGACCACGATGAGTGCCATCGTCACGAC from Microbacterium pumilum carries:
- a CDS encoding TerC family protein — translated: MDLELPLWFEIGSLVVLTLILVADLLLILKRPHIPSTKESTLWVVFYVVLALIFAGLMWIFAGPEYAGQFVAGWLTEYSLSIDNLFVFVLIMSQFAVPRRYQQEVLMVGIIIALILRGAFILLGAAIIEQFSWVFYIFGAFLVFTAYRQAFPGGDHDEEVQRENFIVRMLRRMIDISDHYDGAKLRTVVDGKKIWTPMVIVFAAIGVTDLLFAIDSIPAIFGITQSAFIVFTANLFALMGLRQLYFLLGDLLDRLRYLHYGIAFILAFIGLKLVFHAMHVNELPFINGGEPIEWAPEISTWMSLAVIILAMGVATIASLAASARDKRAAIAATDVAKKDTA
- a CDS encoding DUF4397 domain-containing protein, with amino-acid sequence MKIPRLHRAGPMVAMAAIVGLAVAAAPSVAAAATSTPAAVVTAAQAEGGWLRLGHFSPDTKAVDVRVSALRGGTVVFSLSDVGYGDVSSYTPLPDGEYAISMIAAGSGDWTKLAISGTVSVDADTATTVAAYGPSADLQLQSFADDLAAPSAGNAKIRLIQASTITPTVDVTTTTGVPIAEDARAGSATPYAEVPAGEWTLNLTGDGVEDQAKVDVAAGSVTTLFVLDTADGGLTILPILDSAAAAVVPVGGVQTGGGWLARDHGATPHVTQIDRWHLAL
- a CDS encoding sigma-70 family RNA polymerase sigma factor, with the protein product MVERAATDDASLVAQAASGSEVAFRTLYRAYVRPVYWLAYGLVGNASDAEDVTQETFVVAWRKLPGLELASDSLLPWLVTVCRFQAANRIRRQQRDREHTAGAVADTLPATVNVEQQVIDDELAERIVQEVAGMSPLDRDIFRLCATEGYAYQAAAEELGVAHGVVRNRLSRIRTRLRTVVKEST
- a CDS encoding DUF4349 domain-containing protein, which gives rise to MNTQEHADATTSAPLPELTDERIDAIESAVFADISRDRTAQRARRGRWWIGGAAAAAVIVVAAVIAPSVGNLVGGGGAGGGSEESAVAPDAPAVAPDAGGGSDSSESSDLTSGGKGAAGAADQSASDRDIITTASATVIVADIPEAVATIGDAAEARDGYVESMSIGQAGEVMPIDPDTGIAYDSTMPYPYTPDGGWITVRVPADELTGMVRELSALGEVTASSVNRQDVTEQTVDLRARVEASQTSVDRLTELMTQATSVTDLLAAEAALAERQATLESYQAQLESLEGMVEMSSLTVTLQPVTETVEADPAGFSDGLVAGWNGLVATLNGIVVALGFLIPWLLVIGIAGLIVWGIIRLVRRRKTPRTPAASPVAAEGADEADPTD
- a CDS encoding SulP family inorganic anion transporter, coding for MARSDRIPGWRRVRHVFRRETLGKDAIAGTILGVVSVPDGLALGLLAGLNPIVGLYGYLFGMAGAALFTSSTFMAVQATSAMSIVIADSGLHALPDPRKAVFTLALLTGIVMIIAGLLNGGRLLRFVPTAVMVGFVSAIGINIILGQLPHLFGSEGEGEHRIVRSVDLLIHPAAFHWPTMVVGVVTMALIVVLKRTRLGSFGIVVAVVVGSGLAALFSFVFDDPVAVVADVAEIPTGLPTPGIPSFDSIVALIVPALSLALIGLVQGAAVAAAVPNIDGKPADDSRNFIGQGSGNIASALFQGMPVGGSMSTSVIVATSGARTRLALFIAAGVMAVLVLAASGLVGLVAMPALAALLIVVGVQTIKPARIRSVMGSGPIQTAVMAVTFVLTLIVPAQFAVLIGVGLAIIMFVGQQSNRLRLRQLEFASEGRVREREPIERIPPASVVVLQPYGSVFFASAAALEAQLPKVDAASRGSVVILRLRGIDEVGLTFVAVLDRYLTELQKHGSTLRLVVSSDRVMSHLQAGGLLERLGDEGLYEGTEWLGESTRRARDDGLQWVREHAVPE
- a CDS encoding class F sortase, which codes for MIATRRQSPGRRALTALLLATFLLGSLLTACASPPARAGGVEESATPTASPTGSPLAAGGLQNPRKPAAVLSEVDPAGIRIPRIGVTSTLESLGIDGEGKLDAPRDFDLAGWYAGGVVPGAVGPAIIAGHVDSPTAPAVFARLGELAPGDEVVITRTDGVELTFRVTGSAQSAKSAFPTDDVYSPVPAPELRLITCAGAFDSAVGHYTDNLVVFAVLEE